ATTGCCATCGCCCGCGCCGAAAGCGAGAGCCGGCAGCTGGCTCTTCGACTGACCGTCATCGCCGCCGGCGCTATCGCGACCCTGATCGCCCTCTTTTACTGATCTGCGGCCCTTCGCCTTCATCAAGCCGATAAGCGCGCTGACAAGCCGCGATGGGCGCGATGCCTGCGCCATATCGGCATAAAATTTCTCTTCCTGCTGAATGGCCTCGCGCCGTGTGCGCGGCTGCTGGTTTTCGATGATGGCCCGGGCTGCAAAAATCGCGTGCATGTCACTCTCCTCGTAATGCGGAGGGCCATGATGCGCGCCGTTTTTTGATTTATCTGCGCAAGAAAATGCGCTACGTTTTTCACCAATGAAAAACGTCACTTGGGATTCCTATCAGCTTTTCCTTGATGTGTCACGCAGCGGCGGTCTAACGGGCGCCGCTACGTTGACGGGTTTGAGCCCGGCAACCGTCGGGCGGCGCATGATCGAGCTGGAGGAGCGCATTGGCAAGGCCCTGTTCCAGCGCAGCCAGACGGGATACGCCCTGACGGCGGATGGTCGCGCATTGTTCGACCGGCTTCAGGCGATGGAGCATGCAGCGAAGGACATCGAAGGATGGCAGAAGGCGTCATCGGCCTCTTCCGTCGTGCGTATTGCCGTCGGCACCTGGAACGCCTGGCTGCTGACCGGGAACTTCTCCGCCATCTGTACGGATCGCGATGATTTCCGCATCGATCTCTTCATTGCGGAACAGAGGGCGTCCCTGGCCCATCGCGAAAACGACATCGGTATCCGCGCTTTCGAGCCGCAGGAAAAGAACCTTGCCGCCATCAAGACGGGGGAGGTGGCCTATGCGCCCTACAGATTGCGCAATGCTGCCGTATCGGTTGCCGACCGCTTATTGGCAGTGACGGACGAAAATGCCATTTCCGCCTATCTGCGCTGGCCGCACGAAAACCGTAGTGGTGATATCGTGGTAACGGTGAACCGGCCAACCGCGCTTCTTGATCTGGTGCTTTCAGGGGCAGGCGTCGCCGTACTCCCCTGTTTCGTCGGCGATGCAGATGCACGGCTCACACGCGAGGGCGGCGAGATCGAACCTCTCCGCCATAATCAGTGGATCGTCATGAACAATGACGATCGCCACCGCCGCGATATACGGACGGTGGCGGACCGGATGACCCGTCTGATCAAGGGGCATTCCGATTTATATGCCGGGCTCAAGAGCCGTCCGGCGTAAAGGGGGCCGTTTCAGGCCGCAGCGCCCTGCGCGACGATGACCGGGATCAGCAGATCGCCCCAGTTGCCGCCGCCGCCATGGTGGCGGGCCGAGCGGACCAGCTCGACGGAAACACCGGCCTCAACGGCTTTCATGACGGCCTGGTTAAGGCGGTGCAGATCATTGGCCAGCATGCGGATGGCGGCCTGCTGATCCTGCGTCATGGCGGAGGACTGCTCCTCGGCGCGTTCCTTGACGTGGGTCTTGATGGGGTTATGGGCATTCATGGCATTTCTCCTCTCTTTATTGGTCGGGGTTCTTGATCCGGTTTGCAAGCCCTTCCCGAAATCGGAAAGGGCCGTTTTGCCTGTTTATTCGGCCGCCGGGCGGAACTGGTCGTGCTCGGTGGATTCCTTCATGGCGGTGGTCGAAGACGTGCCGCCGGAAATCGCCAGTGACACGGCGTCGAAATAGCCGGTGCCAACTTCGCGCTGGTGCTTGGTGGCGGTGTAACCGTTAACCTCGGCAGCGAATTCCGCTTCCTGAAGCTCGGAATAGGCCGCCATCTGCCGGTCCTTGTAACCGCGCGCCAGTTCGAACATGCCGAAATTCAGCTGGTGGAAACCGGCGAGCGTAATGAACTGGAACTTGTAGCCCATCGCTCCCAGTTCCCGCTGGAACTTGGCAATCGTCGCGTCGTCGAGGTTCTTTTTCCAGTTGAACGACGGCGAGCAATTGTAAGCGAGCTTCTTGCCGGGATGTGCCTTGTGCACGCCTTCCGCAAACCTGCGCGCCTGTTCGAGATCCGGCTTGGATGTCTCGCACCAGATCAGGTCGCAATAGGGCGCATAGGCCACCGCGCGGGCGATGCAGGGTTCAAGACCGTTCTTGACCTGATAGAAGCCCTCAACAGTGCGGCCGGCATCGTAATCCACGAAGGGCTGGTCGCGCTCGTCGATATCGGAGGTCAGAAGCTTGGCGGCCTCCGCATCCGTGCGGGCGATGACCAGCGTCGGTACGCCCATGACGTCAGCCGCAAGTCGCGCCGCCGTCAGGTTGCGAATATGCGCCGCCGTCGGGATCAGAACCTTGCCACCGAGATGGCCGCATTTCTTTTCCGATGCCAGCTGGTCTTCATAATGAACGCCCGCCGCACCCGCTTCGATAAAGGCCTTCATGATCTCGAAGGCGTTGAGCGGGCCACCGAAACCGGCCTCCGCATCGGCAACGATCGGCGCAAACCATGTGTCGACCGAAAGGCCCTTGCCTTCCGCCGTCTCGATCTGGTCGGCGCGCTGCAAAGTGCGGTTGATGCGCTTGGCAAGCTCCGGCGCCGCATTGGCGGGATAAAGCGACTGGTCCGGATACATGGCCGACGCCGTGTTGGCGTCGGCCGCAACCTGCCAGCCGGACAGATAGATCGCCTTCAGCCCGGCACGAACCATCTGCATGGCCTGATTGCCCGAGAGCGCACCAAGCGCATTGACGAAATTCTCCTCGTTGATCAGCTTCCACAGCCGGTTCGCGCCCATTTCGGCCAGCGAATGGCGGATTTCGACGGAGCCGCGCAGCCGCTCTACGTCGGCGGCGGTGTAGGTGCGCTCAATGCCGTCAAAACGCCCCTGCGGTGCACCCGGAACAAGCTTGTAAAAATCCGTCATACTTCTCTCTCCCATGACAAATGCAGTTTCGGAAACGGCTTTCTTTCGATTTCATGAAGCGCCGTTCGATGTGACTACATTTACATTTTTCGAGATTTGAGCGCCAGAACAAACATAAAAACAGTGACTTGAAAGAGGTTATCCTGTAGGATGCATGACAGGGAAGAGCTGTAAAATTGTAAATTTTGTAAAAGACTTTAAGTCGACGATTTTGTAACAGGCTTGTATGAGTTGACGGGGATGGAGGGGCGACACTGTGTCGGAAAACAAGATTTTTGCTGGCCCGCGCGTGCGCCGCATTCGTAACGGTCTCGCACTGACGCAGACGGCCATGGCCGAGGCGCTGGCGATCTCACCCTCCTATCTCAATCTCATCGAGCGCAACCAGCGGCCGCTGACCGTGCAGTTGCTGCTGAAGCTCGCCTCGGTCTACAAGGTCGATCTGGATGACCTGCAAGGCGAAAGCGCCGGTTCCGCCGGGCAGCTGCGCGAGGTCTTTGCCGATCCGCTGCTTGCGGGCGAGGTGCCGTCGCCGCAGGAACTGATCGAAGTCGCCGATGCTGCGCCCAATGCGGCAAGCGGTGTCCTCAAGCTCTACCGGGCCTATCGGGAGCAGGCGCAACGCCTTTCCGACCTCTCCGATCTCCTGGCGCGCGAGGGGCATGAGACGGCGCTTTCCTCCACCCGCCTGCCGATCGATGAAGTACGGCACGTCTTTGAAAACCGGCCGGCCTATTTCCACACCATCGATGCGTCGGCGGAAGAACTCCACAAACAATTGTCATCAGGCGATGATCTCGCCTCCGGTCTGCGCGCATGGCTCCAGAAAAACCATGGCATCGTCGTCAGAACCCTGCCGGTCCATGCCATGCCCAATCTGCGGCGGCGTTATGATCGCCATTCCATGCGGCTGTTTTTATCCGAGCGCCTGTCGCAGCCGGATCAGCTGAGGGAAATGGCTATGGAGACCTGTCTTCTGGCGCTTCGCGAAGAGATCGGTGCGGAACTGGAGGCGCTTGGCCTGAAGGGCGAGGAAGCGCGGCGCATCGCCCGTTTTGAACTGGCGCGATACGCTGCCCATGCGCTGATGATGCCCTATGGTGCATTCCTTGCCGCCGCCCAGCGCGCAAAATATGACCTTGAGGTTTTGCGATCGCGATTCAATGTGTCGTTTGAACAGGCTGCCAACCGCCTCGTCAGCCTGCAACGACCGACGGCTGCGGCAATCCCGTTTTTCCTGATGGAGATAGACAATGCCGGCAACCGGTTCCGCCTCGCAGGCGCCGGCGGTTTTCCAAGGGCGCGTTTCGGTGGGCTCTGTCCACGGCTCAATATCCATGCGGCTTTCGCCCAGCCGGGGCAGGTGCTGGTGGAAGCGGTGGAAATGCCTGATGGTGACGCCTTTCTCACTGTTTCGCGCACACTCGAAGGCCCGCAGGCGGGTTTTGGCGAAAGGGTAAGGCGCACGGCCGTGCTGGTCGGCTGCGATCTCGCTCAGGCGGGAGAGACGGTCTATGGTCCCGCCGCCTCGGGTGCTGCACCTGTCACCGTCGGTCCCTCCTGCCGGCTGTGCGAAAGGCAGGGCTGTCTGTCGCGGGCCGAAGCACCGCTGACGCGGCCCCTGGGGCTGGATGAAATGGTCACCGGTCTCAGTGTTTTCGACTTCCAGTAGGTGTTTCCATTCGCTTTTTTGTGACCGGAAAACATTCGGTTGAAAATGCTGTGCTGCACATTTCCCGCTTGCTCCCTTTTGTTTTCCTTTCTAGTCTCTCCAAAAAAAGGGGATCACGCTCCCACCGTGAGGATGCGTTAACAGGAGACATCATGAAAAACCGTTCTCTCCGCCTGACCTTGGCTCTCACCACCGCGCTCGTTGCAGCAGGCTCGGCAATGGCCCAGGAGAAGGTCGTCCACGTCTATAACTGGTCGGATTATATCGACGAATCAGTGCTTGCCGATTTCACCAAGGAAACCGGCATCAAGGTTGTCTATGACGTGTTCGACAGCAACGAGCTTGTGGAAACCAAGCTTCTGGCCGGCAGCTCCGGTTATGACGTCGTGGTGCCAACCGGCCCCTTCCTCGCCCGTCAGATCAATGCCGGCGTGTTCCAGAAGCTCGACAAGTCCAAGTTGCCGAATCTGAAGAACATGTGGCCTGAGGTCTCCGAGCGCCTGGCGAAATACGACCCCGGCAACGAATATGCCGTGAACTACATGTGGGGCACCACCGGCAT
The Agrobacterium cucumeris DNA segment above includes these coding regions:
- a CDS encoding LysR family transcriptional regulator, which gives rise to MKNVTWDSYQLFLDVSRSGGLTGAATLTGLSPATVGRRMIELEERIGKALFQRSQTGYALTADGRALFDRLQAMEHAAKDIEGWQKASSASSVVRIAVGTWNAWLLTGNFSAICTDRDDFRIDLFIAEQRASLAHRENDIGIRAFEPQEKNLAAIKTGEVAYAPYRLRNAAVSVADRLLAVTDENAISAYLRWPHENRSGDIVVTVNRPTALLDLVLSGAGVAVLPCFVGDADARLTREGGEIEPLRHNQWIVMNNDDRHRRDIRTVADRMTRLIKGHSDLYAGLKSRPA
- the aceA gene encoding isocitrate lyase; amino-acid sequence: MTDFYKLVPGAPQGRFDGIERTYTAADVERLRGSVEIRHSLAEMGANRLWKLINEENFVNALGALSGNQAMQMVRAGLKAIYLSGWQVAADANTASAMYPDQSLYPANAAPELAKRINRTLQRADQIETAEGKGLSVDTWFAPIVADAEAGFGGPLNAFEIMKAFIEAGAAGVHYEDQLASEKKCGHLGGKVLIPTAAHIRNLTAARLAADVMGVPTLVIARTDAEAAKLLTSDIDERDQPFVDYDAGRTVEGFYQVKNGLEPCIARAVAYAPYCDLIWCETSKPDLEQARRFAEGVHKAHPGKKLAYNCSPSFNWKKNLDDATIAKFQRELGAMGYKFQFITLAGFHQLNFGMFELARGYKDRQMAAYSELQEAEFAAEVNGYTATKHQREVGTGYFDAVSLAISGGTSSTTAMKESTEHDQFRPAAE
- a CDS encoding helix-turn-helix domain-containing protein, yielding MSENKIFAGPRVRRIRNGLALTQTAMAEALAISPSYLNLIERNQRPLTVQLLLKLASVYKVDLDDLQGESAGSAGQLREVFADPLLAGEVPSPQELIEVADAAPNAASGVLKLYRAYREQAQRLSDLSDLLAREGHETALSSTRLPIDEVRHVFENRPAYFHTIDASAEELHKQLSSGDDLASGLRAWLQKNHGIVVRTLPVHAMPNLRRRYDRHSMRLFLSERLSQPDQLREMAMETCLLALREEIGAELEALGLKGEEARRIARFELARYAAHALMMPYGAFLAAAQRAKYDLEVLRSRFNVSFEQAANRLVSLQRPTAAAIPFFLMEIDNAGNRFRLAGAGGFPRARFGGLCPRLNIHAAFAQPGQVLVEAVEMPDGDAFLTVSRTLEGPQAGFGERVRRTAVLVGCDLAQAGETVYGPAASGAAPVTVGPSCRLCERQGCLSRAEAPLTRPLGLDEMVTGLSVFDFQ